DNA from Conexivisphaera calida:
CCTAGGATTCGGAGTTTTACGGCCTCCATCAAACCCTAACATCTTATAACGGGAAAATGGAATGGCTTGCCCGTGAGGATAATAGCGCCGGCATCATCGGCAAATCTAGGACCCGGATATGATGTGCTCTCGGTTGCGCTCGATGGTATCTATGATGTGGTGGACGTGAATGTGGAGGAAGGATCCGGCATATCGATCGACGTGAGGGGGAGATACGCGGAGGGTGTGCCGGAGGATCCGGAGAGGAACAGCGCTGGGATAGCGGCCGCGGAGCTCATACGGGCTGCCGGAGTCAACGTGCATGTGCACATATCTCTGCGCAAGGAGATACCTCCATCCTCTGGGCTGGGCAGCAGCGGCGCCGGCGCGGCTGGAGTGGTATATGCCCTGAACAGGATACTGGGACTCGGGATGGATAACAGGTCACTCGTGGAGTTCGCGGGGAGGGGGGAGAGGGCCGCAGCCGGCACCGCACACTACGACAATGTGACGGCATCACTCCTCGGATGGTTCAACGTGGTGAGGCCGGAGGTTCCTCCAAGCGTCGTGAACCTCAGGCCTCCCCGGGGAGCTCGGATCAGCTTCGCGCTGGCCGTGCCGATAGGCCCCAGGAGGCGCGGTAAAACCAAGCTTGCGAGGGAGCTCGTGCCGCACGAGGCGCCCATGGATCTGGCGGTCTGGAACACAGCATCCGTCGCGATGATTGTGAGCGGGATATTGATGGGCGACGTCGGGCTTCTGGGCGCCGGAATGGTTGACCGCATAGTGGAGCCAGCGCGCAGCAAGATGATACCAGGATATGCGAAAGCTAGGGAAGCCGCGCTCAGCGCTGGAGCGCTCGGGGTGACCATAAGCGGCGCCGGACCATCGATGATAGCGGTCGCACAGAACGACGCAGTATCACGCAAGGTGGCGGATGCTATGGCCTCGGCCATGGAGGAGGAGGGAACACGCGCGATTCGCCTGATATCAAGGCCGGGACCCGGATGCAGGGAGGACAAACTACAGGGATTTTGATTGATCCGAACACGCCCGACAATCTTAAGGCGCTTCCGATGTTTTTGGATCATATGATCGATGCGATCAACACCTGCCATGCGTGCATGCACATTTCAAATGGCCCGCAGTCATAGATAGTGTTATCCGATCCACGAGTTACCGTAGGAGATCCTGTGAGGATTAGCTGTGATGATGTACATTAATGAGTAATTTATTTCATATAATCCCTTCGTGCCTCGTATCATCATCGAGGGCTCGGCCCACATTGAATGAGTTTTACCGGTAATCCCCAATTAAAATTATAGATAAAAATATGGGCAATTAGTATACGGCCGAGGCGTCACGCTAGGTAGGTCTTCCTCACCAGCTCGTCCTTCACCAGCTCCTCGGGCGTGCCCTCCTTCACGATGGACCCCCTGTCCATCAGGTACACGCGGTCGGCCACCTCGAACACCAGCTGGACGTTCTGCTCAACGAGGAGTATGCCCATGGATCCCTTGAGCGCCTTGAGGCCGTCGTATATGTTGTCCACTATGCGCGGCGCCACGCCCGTCGATGGCTCGTCCAGCATGAGAAGCTTGGGATTCGATATCAGCGCCCTGGCTATGGCGACCATCTGCTGTTCCCCTCCGCTCATGGTGCCCACCCTCTGGGACATCCTGCCCCTGAGGGGAGGGAAGAGGTCCAGCACGCGCTCGACCGCGGACCTGTAGTCCTCGCCCGAGCTGAGCCTGGAGTGCGCGAGCTTCAGGTGCTCCTCAAGGGTGAGGGATGGGAAAAGCTCTCTGCTGTCCGGCACGTACCCGAGGCCCATCTTCGCTATCCTGTAGGGCGGGAGCCCGGCGACCTGCGAGCCGTCGAGCGATACGCTCCCCGACCACGGGCGGACCACACCCGCTATCGTGCGGAGGGTCGTCGTCTTCCCGGCACCGTTGGGGCCTATGATACCCACCAGCTCGCCCCTCCTCACCTCAATGTCAACCCCGTTCAGCACCTTTATCTTGTAGTAGCCGCTCACGAGGCCGCTCGCCGCCAGCAGTGCTCCTCCGGATGAGCTCATACCTCTGACCACCTCTTCCCCAGGTAGGACTCCACGACCCTAGCGTCCGATGATACCTCCGACGGGGTGCCCTCCGCCAGCTTCTGCCCGTTCATCATGACCACTATCCTCTCCGCCAGGTTGAATATCACCTTCATGACGTGCTCTATCATCACTATCGTCATACCTCCCTCGTGGAGCTCCCTCACGACGGAGAGGACCTCCCTCAGGTCCTCCCCCACCAGCCCGGCGCTTACCTCGTCGAGGAAGACCAGCTTTGCCTCCTGCGCCAGCGCCCTGGCCAGCTCCAGCTTCCTGAGCTCCACAACGCTCAGCGACTCCGGGTAGTCCTCCGCCCTCTCAGCGAGGCGGACCCTCCTCAGCAGGTCCTCCGCGATCTCCCTCGCCTCCCCCACCGGGAGGTCCTTCGATCCGTACATCGCCGCCACGGCCACGTTGTCTATCACCTTCAGGTCGTTGAACGGCCTCGGCACCTGGTAGGTCCTCGAGAGGCCCATCCTGGCCCTCCTGTGGGGCGGCATCCTGGTTATGTCGCGCCCGTCGAAGGTTATCCTGCCAGAGTCGGGGTAGTAGACACCCATCACCACGTTCACGAGCGTCGTCTTCCCGGCACCGTTGGGGCCTATGATACCCACCAGCTCCCCGCCCCTGACCGAGAGCTCCACTCCGTTGAGGGCTGCGAGGCCACCGAACCTCTTGACGACCCCGGAGACCTCCAACATGCTCATTGGCCGGTGCCCACCTCCGCCTTTGCGCTCGCCTCGGCGGCGCGCCGAGCGCGGGCCCTCCTAGACTCCACGTACCTAGTAACGTAGCCGTAGATCCCCTTGGGTGCCTTCAGAAGTACAACGACTAGGAGCAGTCCGAATATAACCAGTGCGAGGTTGCCTCCCACCACGGAGATCCCGCTCAGCCAGGACCTTATGGCCGTCTCGAGCGGATCCAGAAGCACCGTGCCGAGCAGCACCCCCTCTGGGGACCCCATCCCTCCTATCATGGAGTAGAATATGGGCCACACGCTGTAGCTTATGTCGGGGTAGCCGAAGTAATCGGGAGCTATGTAGCTCGTGTAGAGGGCTACGAACATCGCGCCGGCCAGCGCGGCCATGTACCCTGAGATCCCGAAAACCATCGTCTTGTAGAGCCGGGTGTTTATGCCGACCGTGCCCGCGGCAGTCTCATCGTTGTTTATGGCTGAGAGCGCGTATCCTATTCTGCGCCTCTTGATTATCATTATCACCAGGTACGCGACGAATGCCAGGGCGGTTGCAAACGGAAGCAATAGCGAGGAGGCCAGCGGGAAGCGAGGGGTGGCTAGGCCTATGGCGCCGGCCGTCCAAGGCTGCAGCTGGCTGGACACCGCTAGCGCGTAGCCGGCCGGTGTGAGCGCGAATGTGAATATTCCGACGTACCAGTCCCTGAGCCTCGCCGATATGAACCCAACCACCAGTCCTGCCAGCGCACCTGTCACAGGACCTGCGAAGAGCGCAGCTATTGGGTTCATGCCGTACGAGATTGCGAATATGCCATACGCGTATGCGCCCAGCGCGAAGAACAGCGCTTGCCCCAGGGACACCATGCCCGTGTTGGCCAGGAGCGACCATGAGAGTGAGTACACGAAGAACACCATTATTGTTATCGCGATCAGCGTTGGGTAGGCGCCCATTACAGTTGACACTGCAGCGACTATCGCCAGCACCACCGCCACCACTATCGCGCGTATGAACGTGGAACCCGGATCCATCTTCATCTCATCCACCCCTGAAGATCCCGGATGGCCTGACGAGGAGTATGACTGCAAGTATGATGAACGCTACCGCCTCCCCCCAGGTCTGTCCCATGTAGTATCCGATGAAGCTCGTGGCGAACCCTATTATGATGCTGCCGACCATCGTCCCGGGTATGCTGCCGACCCCACCCAGTATCATGACCGCGAAGGCCATCAAAGTCAGGAGGATGCCGCTGAACGGGTTGAAGGTGAACATTATGCCGTAGAGCGTGCCGGCGATAGCGGCCAGCGCGCTCCCCACTATGAAGGTCAGGTAGCTCAACCTGTTCACGTCTATCCCGGATATGCTCGCACCCACAGGGTTCTGGCTAAGCGCCCTTATCGCTATGCCCTGTCTGGTCCTGAAGAGCCAGTAGTAGAGCACGCCCATTATGGCCCACGAAATGACTATGGTGAGGAACTCATCATAAGTCAGCAGGACCCTGCCAGGCAGCAGAATCCCGGTGCCCCTGAGCGGTGAGGGTATCTCGACTCCAGTGCGGTACACGGGAAGGAAGTAGTAGGCCAGTGCGTTCTCCAGTATGTATGATATACCTATCGTGAGCAGTATCATGTTGACGGGGCCGGCCTTGACTGCGGGTCTGAGTGTGAAACGATAGATCAGGACACCTATACCGGCTATGACCAGCACCGCGGGCACCATGGCTAAGTAGGGGCTCCATCCCTCCAGCGTCACGAATAGGAACGCGACGAATGCGCCTAGGACCATTAGGTCCCCATGCGCGAAGTTCACCAGCTTTAGGGTGCCGAATATCAGCGTCAGGCCGGTGGCCAGGAGCAGGTAGATGCTCGTGAAGAGCAGTCCGTAGAGCGTTGTGGATATCAGGTACGAAGGTATCAGGAAAGCTGCCATCGGCGACGGTCTAGCTATATGCTATATATAAAGATTGATGCTCGCGGCCGTCATGATGAATTGATCCGAAAGACCGCAAAAAACGCGCGGTAACTGCGATTTGCGATTACAGTGAAGTAGCTATGATGGATATCCGTCTGGGATATTTTAGATATAGTAAATAAAAATTGGGATGCCGCATGTTCGCGGCATCACGGAATCATGGGAATAGGTTGAACTGTGGGCTCGCGGTGGCGAACTGGGACGGCCAGACGACCTGCGTGTATATCGAGCTGGACGTCGAGTTCCAGAACGTCTCGAGCTCCAGCGGCTGGAGCGACACCTCGTGGTAGCTGTTGAACAGCGCGCCGTTCGCGCCAGGCTTAACCAGTACGACCAGCTGCGGCGGCGGCGACATGGTGGCGAGCGCGTTTATCACCGCGGTGTTCTGTGTGGTCCCCGCGTCCTTGAGTGCGTAGGCAGCGACCCACACGGCATCGTAGCCCGAGGCGCCCAGCAATCCTGTCTGCTGGCCGCTCAGTGCTAGATATGCGCTCCTGAAGGCCGCCCACTTAGCATTGATCGTGGCATTGCTGGTCCACGCGTACTCGGGGAAGTTCGTGCTCATGAAAGTGCCCACCGCATCCTGTCCTATGCTATAGTAGGACTTATCGTCGACTATTCCGGTGGCGGGGCCCATGACCACGCCCTTGAGGTCTGGCATGGTGGCCGCCTGTTGGGACAGCGCAGCCTGCTCGCTGGGCCATGTCCCGAGCACAAGTACGTTCGGGCTCGCGGCGGCCGCCTTGGTCAGTGTGTCCTGGAACTGGGTGCTACCGAACGGGTACCACTCGACGCCGACTATCTGTATCTGGTTCTGCCATCCACTCTGGTTTATCGTGTATTCGAAGCCCCAGAGATAGTCCTGTCCGTACTCGGTTTGCTGTCCTATGTAGACGACCCTGAGGGGACCGCTGGGGTTTATCTGACTGGCGTACTGGTGGAGGAACTCAGCGGCCCACTCGCCGTACTGTATCCCGGTGGGCTGGTAGTGGAATATCATCGACTTCGATGTATCGAAGTTGGTCAGGTTACTAGTCCTCGTCGCAAGCGGCGAGGAGCAGAGGAATATCGAGGGTTCATCGTACTGCTGTATCGTGCGTATATCGGCTATCGCTACTGTGCTCGCGGGGGTCGTGATGACTATTGCTGCATGATCGCTGGTTATAAGCGTCGAGGTGGCCGTCGGGCCGTTGGACGGATTCGACTGATCATCCTGCGGTATAACGTTTATCGTGTAGTTACCCGGTCCATTGGGTCCGTTAGCTAAGTAGATCCCTCCCTGTGAGTTTATCTGGGATTCGGCCAGCATGGCGCCCCAGAGGACCTCCTCACCTATCGGTCCTAGGGCTCCAGTTAGCGATTGCTCGAGTCCTATGTTAACCTGTCCCACTATCGCGTGAGTGGGGGTCGGGGTCGGTGTTGGAGTGGGGGTCGGAGCGGGTGGCCTAGTGGCGTAGTACGCGGCCACTCCTCCCACGATGACCACTATCACTACGACCGCTATTATTGCCCAAAGTGCTGTTCTAGAAATAGCGCTTCTCCTCATCTTCGTCATAGGGTGGAGAATAAGTACAATATAAATGTTCTCCTCTAGTACCCTTTATACTTATTTTAACTGATGGATACTGATCATGTGGTGACCCTCGAGACTTACTTACTCATGCCCTGTGATGATGATAGAACCGACGCTTGACGCCAAGGATTCGCATAGATTATGCGCCCATACGAGCGCGCGAGATTAACGAGCAGTCAATGGAAGCCCACAATTGTTTTATCACCGATCAGCCATCCGAGGTCTGTGGAGGATACAGGCTCGTTTGAGGCGGCCCTGAAGGCTTACGGTGCGCTCATGCTGGAGAAGCCTGACGTGAACAGCGCTAGGAGGATCGAAGAGATCCAGCTCACCCTCATGGGCAACTTATACAATAAGATCGATGAGTCGAGGGCGCTCAATGACGTCTTAGTTGACTTGGAGGTGAACGGATCCCTGAGAGATGTCATCGAGGAGGTTGCGAGGGAGCTCGGGATACGGCTCTCCGAGGATCCGATCGATACCTACAGGAGGCTGGTCGGGGGAGAAGGCGATCTGGAGGGTCCGGATGCCACGCCAATCATACTGGCGATCCAGGCCGTAGCCAGAGCATACGCGGAGAAATATGAGCGCAGAAACGGGGTCTCCAGTGTAAAGGATAACACATGCCCGCTGTGCGGAACGGAGAGCGATACTATGATCGTGGAGGGACGCGAGTATTACATGATATGTCCGATGTGCGGCCATAAGTGGCGCGTGTCGGAGGGATCGCCCGTATGCCCGCGCTGCGGCGAGGATAGGAAGCTGGGCGTATATTCCGACAGGGGGGGCATGCTTGGCTTAGCGACGTGTCAGAGTTGCGGTTACAGCTGGCATATGATACTGGGGAAGATCGATGCGCCTAGGATAATGTTGCCGCTGATAGCTATGGGCGCCGAAAGGTTCAGGAGGGCGCTCCCCGATCGAGGATGATGAGGTTCATTGAGACCACCCGACTGCTAATCAGAAATTAGCGCCTCAGGGAGACTGGAGCCGGATACGAGGGCGCGCCGTGGGCTCTAGTACGGCGCGTGGCGCGACGAGCTTTCGCGGATGCCGACGCTTCGATCAATTCGATCAAATAGATAGCCATGTCAGCGAATTCATGCGGGAACCGTGTAATCTGCACCGCCATTTCTGGATGGATGCGACCGGGGCGTACCATGGGACGCCAACCGCATGGAATTCTATTGATGCAAAACATTGCGTACAAGCGCAGAATTCACGTACCGCAAACACACCGTCAAAGTGATAGTATTATCCCGACGAGTCCGACGCAGAAGACGAGCGCGGCCATGATCCAGTAGACGATCCTCTCCCAGGACTTCAGAGGATGGCCCCTCATGATCACCGGATCGGAGACGAGCCTCCCCAGGTAGTAGAGGGAAGGCAGTATCACTATTGTGTAGGCTGCCATAAGATCCAGCATCAGCGATACGAGGTTTGTCTCCAAGATGGCCACGGATGCTGCCGCGATCCCCATTATCAGGTAGTATGCGAGCCCGATCCTCCTGGAGTCCGAGCCCACTGCTGCCAGAAATCCCCATCCGGAGGCCATTGACGCGACCGTCAGGGCCAGGAATCCCGCGGCGATGAAGCCGACCCCCATT
Protein-coding regions in this window:
- a CDS encoding homoserine kinase, with protein sequence MRIIAPASSANLGPGYDVLSVALDGIYDVVDVNVEEGSGISIDVRGRYAEGVPEDPERNSAGIAAAELIRAAGVNVHVHISLRKEIPPSSGLGSSGAGAAGVVYALNRILGLGMDNRSLVEFAGRGERAAAGTAHYDNVTASLLGWFNVVRPEVPPSVVNLRPPRGARISFALAVPIGPRRRGKTKLARELVPHEAPMDLAVWNTASVAMIVSGILMGDVGLLGAGMVDRIVEPARSKMIPGYAKAREAALSAGALGVTISGAGPSMIAVAQNDAVSRKVADAMASAMEEEGTRAIRLISRPGPGCREDKLQGF
- a CDS encoding ABC transporter ATP-binding protein yields the protein MSSSGGALLAASGLVSGYYKIKVLNGVDIEVRRGELVGIIGPNGAGKTTTLRTIAGVVRPWSGSVSLDGSQVAGLPPYRIAKMGLGYVPDSRELFPSLTLEEHLKLAHSRLSSGEDYRSAVERVLDLFPPLRGRMSQRVGTMSGGEQQMVAIARALISNPKLLMLDEPSTGVAPRIVDNIYDGLKALKGSMGILLVEQNVQLVFEVADRVYLMDRGSIVKEGTPEELVKDELVRKTYLA
- a CDS encoding ABC transporter ATP-binding protein, translated to MSMLEVSGVVKRFGGLAALNGVELSVRGGELVGIIGPNGAGKTTLVNVVMGVYYPDSGRITFDGRDITRMPPHRRARMGLSRTYQVPRPFNDLKVIDNVAVAAMYGSKDLPVGEAREIAEDLLRRVRLAERAEDYPESLSVVELRKLELARALAQEAKLVFLDEVSAGLVGEDLREVLSVVRELHEGGMTIVMIEHVMKVIFNLAERIVVMMNGQKLAEGTPSEVSSDARVVESYLGKRWSEV
- a CDS encoding branched-chain amino acid ABC transporter permease; the protein is MKMDPGSTFIRAIVVAVVLAIVAAVSTVMGAYPTLIAITIMVFFVYSLSWSLLANTGMVSLGQALFFALGAYAYGIFAISYGMNPIAALFAGPVTGALAGLVVGFISARLRDWYVGIFTFALTPAGYALAVSSQLQPWTAGAIGLATPRFPLASSLLLPFATALAFVAYLVIMIIKRRRIGYALSAINNDETAAGTVGINTRLYKTMVFGISGYMAALAGAMFVALYTSYIAPDYFGYPDISYSVWPIFYSMIGGMGSPEGVLLGTVLLDPLETAIRSWLSGISVVGGNLALVIFGLLLVVVLLKAPKGIYGYVTRYVESRRARARRAAEASAKAEVGTGQ
- a CDS encoding branched-chain amino acid ABC transporter permease, with protein sequence MAAFLIPSYLISTTLYGLLFTSIYLLLATGLTLIFGTLKLVNFAHGDLMVLGAFVAFLFVTLEGWSPYLAMVPAVLVIAGIGVLIYRFTLRPAVKAGPVNMILLTIGISYILENALAYYFLPVYRTGVEIPSPLRGTGILLPGRVLLTYDEFLTIVISWAIMGVLYYWLFRTRQGIAIRALSQNPVGASISGIDVNRLSYLTFIVGSALAAIAGTLYGIMFTFNPFSGILLTLMAFAVMILGGVGSIPGTMVGSIIIGFATSFIGYYMGQTWGEAVAFIILAVILLVRPSGIFRGG
- a CDS encoding ABC transporter substrate-binding protein translates to MRRSAISRTALWAIIAVVVIVVIVGGVAAYYATRPPAPTPTPTPTPTPTHAIVGQVNIGLEQSLTGALGPIGEEVLWGAMLAESQINSQGGIYLANGPNGPGNYTINVIPQDDQSNPSNGPTATSTLITSDHAAIVITTPASTVAIADIRTIQQYDEPSIFLCSSPLATRTSNLTNFDTSKSMIFHYQPTGIQYGEWAAEFLHQYASQINPSGPLRVVYIGQQTEYGQDYLWGFEYTINQSGWQNQIQIVGVEWYPFGSTQFQDTLTKAAAASPNVLVLGTWPSEQAALSQQAATMPDLKGVVMGPATGIVDDKSYYSIGQDAVGTFMSTNFPEYAWTSNATINAKWAAFRSAYLALSGQQTGLLGASGYDAVWVAAYALKDAGTTQNTAVINALATMSPPPQLVVLVKPGANGALFNSYHEVSLQPLELETFWNSTSSSIYTQVVWPSQFATASPQFNLFP
- the fdhE gene encoding formate dehydrogenase accessory protein FdhE yields the protein MEDTGSFEAALKAYGALMLEKPDVNSARRIEEIQLTLMGNLYNKIDESRALNDVLVDLEVNGSLRDVIEEVARELGIRLSEDPIDTYRRLVGGEGDLEGPDATPIILAIQAVARAYAEKYERRNGVSSVKDNTCPLCGTESDTMIVEGREYYMICPMCGHKWRVSEGSPVCPRCGEDRKLGVYSDRGGMLGLATCQSCGYSWHMILGKIDAPRIMLPLIAMGAERFRRALPDRG